CCAATATCTAGTATATAATCTATCTAGGTTGGCCATAGATACTGCTTGACTATAGCCAGGAGAGTAGGCATACAGGGCATAACAGCTTAGCAAGCAAGGCTGTCATTATATACCCCTAGGGCTGGGATAATCTTAATCTGTAGATTAACTAGGTATTAGATACCAAGTTCAAGCATGTGCAGGTGTACATGGAGGTTATTAAGGGGGTGGGGTGTTGTTAGTATGTCCTTGACCAGTACCTGGACAGGACAGTTGACAGATATATATGCCAGCAGTgccaggatcaggatcctGACAAGCTGCTATGCAATGCCTGCTAGCTGGATAGGCAGGACAAGCAAACCCTGATACTATTACTATTACTatcaccagcagcatcagcagcagaatataatattaatatAAGTAACCAGCCCAATAATCCCCCTAATATATAAAATAGGCCTGTTCTGCTTGATTGTTGATCTTGATCCATGTCTGAAACCTCAGCTGTATTAATCCTGTCCCAAGTGCCATgatctgcagcagtagtaCCCTTATTCAAGGCACTGGtacctcctgcagctgttttGACAGTCCCAGCAGATAGCATAATACCAGCATAATACCAGCATGCTGCTATCTGGCAGCAGATGGCCACTATATAGTAGGGCTTGGATCACAAGTTCCTTAAGCAAGAGGCCTGGCAATAGCTGCACCAATACTATATCTGTATAGTAGCTAGGTATAACAGCAATTATAAGCTGTATAACTGCTGTTACCCTGATAGCCAGACTGCCAAATAGTAGATAGTACAGCTGTGATCCTAGATTGACTATATACTATTCTACTGTTATTTCCAGTATAGGATGCCATAATTAGTCTGCCAGGGCTGGCAGGCCAGGCAGGAGTATCTATAATACAGGGTGCTGATCTCAACTATTACAGGGATGCTGTACAGGCCTCACAGGGCTTAGATACAGTCTGCCTGGCAGTGCCATTTGGCTAGATAGATGGTTAAGCAGCAGATAGTGTACACACAGAAGGCGTGGTACTAGGTCAATGCCCATGTAGTAGATATGCAGGAGGTTACCTTGGTGGCGGCCTTCCTTGGGCAGGCAATAGCTGATAGACAGGGTATAGAGATATAGGCTATATTCTGCTGGTTATAGCAGGTTTGTCAGGAGTATAAAACAGCATAATCTGACAGTAATATATCAAGAATTAGTTATATAGAGAGTCATAGCAGATTTATTACTTTATTATGTGTGTAGACAGATAGCAGAATAGAATTATAGGCAAGAGGAACATAGACCAAGCTTGCAAGTACAGGCTGCTAGCTAAACTATAAGAGCTGATTAATACTATGCATGGTGCTGGTAATATATTGGCTACATGTCCAGGTCATGCAAACCTGGTCAGATGAACTTAAGCCAGCTCAGTCTCATACAAGCCAGTTGTCAGCATAAACAGTATCATGACTAATAGATGGTACCAGGCTTAATACAGGCATTATACTGCATGACCTATATCATGCTACTAGACAGTCAGCTCAGGCTGTGCTGTGCCTCAAAGCTTGGCTGTACCTGTAGTATTAATATCAGTATTATACTAGCAGTATAATAGTATCAAGCCAGTACTtagaagatatatatactataaGTAGGCAAGGATTATAGTTAactatattattattacaTAACTATACAGGAGTATTATTAATTATTACAAATAACTACCCAGGGTGCTATAAAGAAATAAAATCTATACTATATTTACCCAAGCACAGTGTTATGACCTTacttattattattactgtCTCTGTTGTTGTCAttgttattattattattatcatcctCCTTTATATTGTGGTTGTTATTATTGTCCTTCtccaggaagtcaagattGTTGTCAGTACTGGCAGCTAGGGTATTATTAAACTTGTCCAGGCCTACCAGCATCTCAGATGCTGGGACTAGAGCAAAGTTCTTGAGCAAGCAGATCTTATTCTACAGCTGAAAGGTATGGTACAGTACTAATAGCTATACCTGGCACCAGAACTGGTATATTTCCAGCACAGTGCCAGTACTATATCTACCCCCTGCAATAACCCTTGCCTTCTATTTGTTggccttctgcagcttggcATTAATGTCGAAACAGAACTTAAGGGTTTGATGGGCGGCCTCCTTTGTCTGGGGCATCTGCGCCAGGGACAAAGCCTATTGGACCAGGCTTGCAGGGAGGGGAATATACTTTTTATTCCCTTTAGTATACTGAGTACAATGCTTTGCCCAGCAATGCTTCAGTATACAGACAGCCAGACTAACCACCTTGCCAGTGGCTGtgtcaaggatgaagaggtttTTCGAACAGCGGACGCAGGGGCAATCAGCAATAATAGGGTTGGGGTCTCAGACTCaggctgcagcctggatagCCTTCTAGGTCTAGTCAGCATATATACCAGTATACAGGCTGAGTActcaccttccttgtcaggtATTTGTTCATGCAGGCATGTTTCTGGTATGTTAACAGGGCTGCGACATCATTGTCCTGGCTTGTAATAAGGGATTAGACATAATGCTTTCTTCAAGTATTGTTGACAATAATAGAcacaggcttgctgatgggGCAGAGGCCAATGCCTGTGATTAGGGAGCTGGGTTCATTGCTGTTACTGACAGTGTTGATGTACTGGTCATCTGCATTATGATCATCAGTAGTCTTAATAATAGGCTTCTGCTAATTCTGGTTACTGTTGCTATTATGGTTGCTGTCCGCGTTGCTGTCCACGTCCTGGCTGTTATTGCTGTTGGTGTCGGtgttgttattgttgttgttattgttgttgttattgttgttgttgttgttgttgttgttgttgttgttgttgttgttgtgggaGTTGTTGGTGTCCGCTGCGGGCTTTGCAATTGCAAGCTTATCTACACTATCTGAGGGAGCAGGGTGCTGAGGCAGAGCTGTTATCAGGCTGGCCTGCAGCACATGCTCCCGCTCCCATCACTGATTACAGTAGTGTCTCCTCTTTGACTTTGCATTGACAATGGTTGGTGTCAGGCCGGGGGGGCTCGGGGGGCTCGTGAGGTCGGTCGAGCGGCGGCGAATCAGGGTCTGGGGGGCAGAGGTGGCCATTTCGGTGCAACAAGGTTggtgggaggatgaaggtgatggtTGGAGAGGTGATCAAGCAGCCAAAAGGGAGGATAGTGCAAGGTAGATGATTAGAGAAGATTAAGCAAGTAGTGCGATCAATGGGAGCCCATGATGCAAGCAAGCAACAACAGTAATAGAACAAGTAATATATAAGATAAGAGTAATAGGCAGAGGGAATAAGTAACACAGCAAGAGAGAAGAgtaagaggaaaagaaaaaagcaagtATGAAGGGAGATTATACAATATATATTGTAGTGAATTAAGCAAGCTGTATTATAATGCAATACTAAAGCTATATTATAGTAATACCCACATCCCCAGCAACAGTATTATAATAAGCTTATTTACTATGCAACCAACAAGCTGTGTACGCGCCAGTAAGGACAAGCAATATATAATACTTCTGATCATGCAAAGGTGGTTCCTGACAGTGCAAGAGCATAATGCTAACATCAATGCTACTGTATGACAATGCAACAACGGCAAAGCAATGACGGcaaagcaacaacaacatgACAACAACAGAGCTCTGACTCCAGACAAACATGCTGCAAAATATAGACAATATTGTATTGCTGTCAGCTACTGGCTGATTGAACTGCAGAGGTTCTGCTTattaataatataatatattgtcATGCTTGCTGGCATGATGTGATCACAATGCTGGCAATATGAAGAGAAGATTATAATTGTCAAGGCATAGCTTGGTTGGtagtattatatatatattataaatGCTTGCATGAACTGGCATCAGCAGATTTAGAATATTGTGCACAATGCTGGGGGTGCGCCGGGGTGACACCAGCATGTTGTGAACAAGGCATAGCTGAGGGTTGTCACAGTTGTAACATATAGACAGGAGGTATTGGCCAGCAGATCAGCATCTTATTTAGCTTAGGGTATAATATGTAAGTAGACAATGCCAGCTCAGACAAGCTTTGTACAAGTATTGTAAGATTAGGCATTGATGATCAATGCTAAGATGCTGGTGTCAGATTGATCCAGTACAGATCCTGCCCTACCAACCATCAGCCTGCAACATGAATAGCTGAAGTATATCTATAATAGTAGGGCTAGTTATATAGTTAGGCTATTACACAGTCCAGTAGTTGCAGGCTGTGGGCGTCGTGCTGCTATAGTAATAAAGATACCAAAGGTAACAGATACATGCTGCAtaaggatatatatatcaccACCTAATATTACCAGGTTAGTAAAGCCATCCTTGGATTATTACAAATACTATACACTGTTGTTAGGAGACTTTGATACAATATTAGGGATTATATTAATGCAAAGGGAGTTGTGCTGCCATAGAGAGGTAGGTGACCAGTTGTTGCCAGCTGGCAAGTAGTTGTAGTATGATTAGCCGCACAATGATCTACTCTGATATTGATCAGGACCAGCTACCCTGCCATCCTTCTGCTAGCCAGAGCACTGGTATAATAACAGCACCATATTATCATAATAGCAGAGCCCACACAGTGAATAGAGGCTGATATAAAGTAGATATAACTGCTGCAGTACATGCCCAGCCTGTACAGAGCTAGTACTTGACAAGGTCCCAGCTAGCACAGTACTGATGCAGCGCCCTCCAGGAACCCATCCAAAGCCGGCCAGAACTTGTAGGAACTGGTACCAaggctgctggagctggctaGGCCAGTAACTGATAGAGGCCCTCCAGAGGCT
This sequence is a window from Aspergillus nidulans FGSC A4 chromosome IV. Protein-coding genes within it:
- a CDS encoding uncharacterized protein (transcript_id=CADANIAT00001000), translating into MTAKQQQHDNNRALTPDKHAAKYRQYCIAVSYWLIELQSSDKLCTSILQAVGVVLL
- a CDS encoding uncharacterized protein (transcript_id=CADANIAT00000999), with product MATSAPQTLIRRRSTDLTSPPSPPGLTPTIVNAKSKRRHYYKLAIAKPAADTNNSHNNNNNNNNNNNNNNNNNNNNNNNNNTDTNSNNSQDVDSNADSNHNSNNDQYINTDNDVAALLTYQKHACMNKYLTRKFWCQNKICLLKNFALVPASEMLRHYVQPSFEAQHSLS